Proteins from a single region of Nitrososphaerota archaeon:
- a CDS encoding glucose 1-dehydrogenase, whose translation MKAITVVPGSSNSLSMREAPEPSPKRGELLLRVHRVGVCGTDVDIISGFYGEAPAGSPYLTIGHESLSRVEKVGPGSKGFEAGDLVVPTVRRNCPENCLNCRSGESDMCLTGHYSEHGIKGLHGFASELAVTDSRFVVKLPEALSELGVLLEPLTIVEKGLNQAFGIQAGRMKWKPQNALVLGAGPVGLLATALLRMKGLKVTTVARKPPGSLKARLAVATGAAYVDVGDIPLSSMEDRFDVVLEATGSTSVALEAQNLSGTNGVVSYIGIYRSQVGTEDAGKVFTNLVLGNRVYFGSVNANISYFRDGAADLVRIKRRFPGFLEQLITDKVPLSRWSDAYSAKGGDSVKTVLQLQQGGH comes from the coding sequence GTGAAAGCGATAACCGTAGTCCCGGGATCTTCCAACTCACTCTCGATGAGGGAGGCGCCCGAGCCTTCCCCCAAGCGCGGCGAGCTCCTATTGCGCGTCCATCGGGTGGGGGTTTGTGGTACTGACGTGGACATCATCTCTGGGTTCTACGGTGAAGCTCCTGCTGGCTCGCCGTATCTGACCATCGGCCACGAGTCCCTTTCTAGGGTGGAAAAGGTAGGCCCGGGGTCCAAAGGATTCGAGGCGGGGGACCTTGTGGTCCCGACGGTCAGGAGGAACTGCCCAGAGAACTGCCTCAACTGCAGGAGCGGTGAGTCAGACATGTGTCTAACGGGCCACTACAGCGAGCACGGGATCAAGGGGCTGCACGGGTTCGCCAGCGAGCTCGCAGTGACAGACTCGCGCTTTGTTGTCAAGCTCCCCGAGGCGCTGTCCGAGCTGGGGGTGCTCCTCGAGCCGCTGACCATAGTCGAAAAGGGGCTGAACCAGGCCTTCGGGATCCAGGCGGGGAGGATGAAGTGGAAGCCTCAGAACGCCCTGGTGCTCGGAGCCGGCCCCGTGGGGCTCCTGGCGACCGCGCTGCTCAGGATGAAGGGACTCAAAGTGACCACGGTGGCAAGGAAGCCTCCGGGGAGCCTGAAGGCGAGGCTCGCGGTGGCGACAGGCGCGGCCTACGTTGATGTCGGGGATATCCCGCTCTCTTCCATGGAAGACAGGTTCGACGTCGTCCTCGAGGCTACAGGGTCCACGTCGGTCGCCCTCGAAGCGCAGAACCTTTCCGGCACCAACGGTGTCGTCTCATACATAGGGATATACAGGTCCCAAGTCGGCACCGAGGACGCAGGCAAGGTCTTCACCAACCTCGTCCTGGGGAACAGGGTCTACTTCGGTTCGGTGAACGCCAATATCTCTTACTTCAGGGACGGAGCCGCAGACCTCGTTCGCATCAAGAGGCGCTTTCCTGGATTTCTCGAGCAGCTCATCACAGACAAGGTCCCGTTGTCTAGATGGAGCGACGCCTATTCGGCCAAGGGCGGGGACTCGGTGAAGACCGTGCTTCAGCTACAGCAGGGCGGGCATTGA
- a CDS encoding methylase, giving the protein MARPRRLVAVSVPDTVLEEKQSPREKTAKLGVIARACAIYGVDVIEVFRDPRGRGEGTEIRRILEYLETPQYLRRRIYPIDESLKYAGILPPLRIPSHKPRVPTGSISVGETREGVTNADGTVDIGLEAPARFLGEAVPGSRVTVRISSVTPLEARMARADEVEQYWGYRVETGSLGRVTSDDRFDVKVATSRLGTPLGEALGPLKGALGQAKGVKLVFGSPSRGLPDIFGAEMSKFDFVVNLYPRQEVKTVRTEEAIFAGLALLSILSVGKA; this is encoded by the coding sequence ATGGCGCGTCCTCGCAGGCTCGTGGCGGTTTCAGTGCCCGACACGGTCCTTGAAGAAAAACAGTCCCCCAGGGAGAAGACGGCGAAGCTGGGCGTGATCGCGAGGGCTTGCGCGATATACGGAGTGGACGTCATCGAGGTATTCAGGGACCCCCGCGGCAGGGGAGAAGGGACCGAGATCCGCAGAATTTTGGAGTATCTCGAAACCCCGCAGTATCTCAGGAGGAGAATCTATCCCATAGACGAGTCGCTGAAATATGCCGGCATCCTTCCTCCTCTCAGGATCCCTTCGCACAAACCGAGGGTCCCGACCGGCTCCATCTCCGTAGGCGAAACGAGAGAAGGGGTCACCAACGCAGACGGAACGGTGGACATCGGGCTCGAGGCGCCCGCGAGGTTTCTAGGAGAAGCAGTCCCCGGAAGTAGGGTGACGGTCAGGATTTCATCGGTGACTCCCCTCGAGGCAAGGATGGCGAGGGCGGATGAAGTGGAGCAATACTGGGGGTACAGAGTGGAGACAGGGTCGCTGGGCCGGGTTACGTCAGACGACAGGTTTGACGTCAAGGTGGCGACTTCGAGGCTCGGCACGCCGCTGGGGGAGGCTCTGGGTCCGCTGAAAGGCGCTCTGGGACAAGCGAAGGGAGTGAAGCTAGTTTTCGGTTCGCCGTCGAGGGGACTACCCGACATCTTCGGGGCCGAGATGTCCAAGTTCGACTTCGTGGTCAACCTCTATCCGCGTCAGGAGGTGAAGACGGTGAGGACGGAAGAGGCAATCTTCGCTGGACTAGCCCTTCTGAGCATCCTTTCAGTCGGGAAAGCTTAA
- a CDS encoding metal-dependent transcriptional regulator, with product MDCLESVHSLSSDGWPARVKDIAATMKIAPPTALQFLDKLMGMNLVEKGPSGYRLSEEGADCFKKATRTHRLIETVLVRNGLPLEEACRVSSSMSTPINEADLEKLCAHLSHPEKCPHGRPIPVGARHV from the coding sequence ATGGATTGCCTGGAGTCCGTCCACTCCCTGTCTTCCGACGGCTGGCCGGCCAGGGTGAAAGATATCGCCGCCACGATGAAGATAGCCCCCCCGACCGCGCTTCAGTTCCTGGACAAACTGATGGGTATGAATCTGGTCGAGAAGGGCCCGAGCGGCTACAGGCTGTCAGAGGAGGGGGCTGACTGCTTCAAAAAGGCGACCAGGACCCACCGTCTCATCGAGACGGTACTGGTCAGGAACGGCCTGCCGCTGGAGGAGGCCTGCAGGGTATCATCATCCATGTCGACTCCGATCAACGAGGCCGACCTGGAGAAGCTCTGTGCCCACCTGAGCCACCCAGAGAAATGCCCCCACGGAAGGCCGATCCCGGTAGGTGCCAGGCATGTTTGA
- a CDS encoding mandelate racemase/muconate lactonizing enzyme family protein, protein MKITDFEIFTLGEPTKAGGATWAGISIILRLTTSDGIVGYGEAVPTLRVRPVVESLREVGRLYKGKDPADMELNQHEWHKHDFYLPVSFESTTALSAFDIACWDIVGKKLGEPVHRLIGGSFRKSVRLYANGWYSGCVTPAQFGARAKKYAAMGYTALKFDPFGRYYDWIDAPGLELAYERVEAVRDATRGKVELLIEHHGRFNPNSAISAARKLEPLEPLFAEEPIHPDNVEGLRKYRASTRIRVALGERILTKEHAAYVCSNHLTDFLQADITNIGGITQAKKMSAIAEAYGVEMAFHNAFGPIQNAATLQVDAAIPNFLVQESFYDVFPEWKRMLVKNGTPVVKGHSAVSSKPGIGVDVDERILEEHVFKGQETFDPDEPVWVVKDTWKKS, encoded by the coding sequence TTGAAGATAACAGACTTCGAGATATTCACGCTCGGCGAGCCCACGAAGGCTGGCGGCGCCACCTGGGCGGGGATATCCATCATCCTCAGGCTCACCACCTCCGATGGAATCGTCGGCTACGGCGAGGCTGTCCCGACCCTCCGGGTGAGGCCCGTGGTGGAGTCTCTCAGAGAGGTGGGGAGGCTATACAAGGGCAAGGACCCCGCCGACATGGAGCTGAACCAGCACGAGTGGCACAAGCATGACTTCTATCTCCCGGTGTCATTCGAATCGACCACCGCGCTGAGCGCCTTCGACATCGCCTGCTGGGACATCGTCGGGAAGAAGCTCGGCGAGCCGGTCCACAGGCTTATCGGTGGGTCATTCAGGAAATCCGTGAGGCTTTACGCCAACGGCTGGTACTCAGGCTGCGTGACCCCCGCACAGTTCGGGGCCAGGGCCAAGAAGTATGCTGCCATGGGGTACACGGCGCTGAAGTTCGACCCCTTCGGAAGGTACTACGACTGGATCGACGCCCCAGGGCTGGAGCTCGCGTACGAGCGGGTCGAGGCTGTCAGGGACGCCACCAGGGGGAAGGTGGAGCTGCTGATAGAGCACCACGGGCGGTTCAACCCTAACTCCGCGATATCGGCTGCGAGGAAGCTCGAGCCTCTCGAGCCTCTTTTCGCAGAGGAGCCTATCCACCCTGACAACGTGGAAGGGCTAAGGAAGTACCGGGCTTCGACCCGGATAAGGGTGGCGCTGGGAGAACGGATACTCACCAAAGAGCACGCGGCATACGTCTGCTCGAACCACCTCACCGACTTCCTCCAGGCCGACATCACGAACATAGGAGGGATAACCCAGGCGAAAAAGATGAGCGCCATAGCCGAAGCCTACGGCGTCGAGATGGCGTTCCACAACGCCTTCGGCCCCATCCAGAACGCGGCCACCCTCCAGGTCGACGCCGCCATCCCCAACTTCCTCGTACAAGAGTCGTTCTATGACGTGTTCCCGGAGTGGAAGAGGATGCTTGTGAAGAACGGAACCCCAGTGGTGAAGGGGCACTCCGCCGTTTCCTCCAAGCCCGGGATCGGCGTAGACGTAGATGAGAGAATCTTAGAGGAGCACGTCTTCAAAGGGCAGGAGACCTTCGACCCTGACGAGCCTGTCTGGGTCGTCAAGGACACCTGGAAGAAGTCCTAG
- a CDS encoding cyclase family protein: MSVAVSTGSAVDLTQTIENGMTFYVGDAVPKISKYKTLAKDGVNLSLMRLGSHTGTHVDAPAHFVKGGKALDELPVESFVGEAEVVDMSEVPPGSAITGSDLQLHASSARAGDIVLIYTGFSKRWRDPKARRKYTYLGEDAADWLVKKRVKAVGIDYLSVEGFGAPRPVAHLALLSHGIPIVESLAEGLAGLVGGRVFFVCLPIKVGGCDGAPARAMAYPL; the protein is encoded by the coding sequence GTGTCCGTGGCAGTCAGCACGGGGAGCGCGGTGGACCTCACCCAGACCATCGAAAACGGCATGACGTTCTACGTGGGCGACGCCGTCCCCAAGATCTCGAAGTACAAGACGCTCGCAAAAGACGGAGTCAACCTTTCTCTCATGAGGCTAGGGTCGCATACGGGGACGCACGTCGACGCTCCCGCACATTTCGTCAAGGGAGGGAAGGCACTGGACGAGCTTCCGGTCGAGAGCTTCGTAGGGGAAGCGGAGGTTGTCGACATGTCAGAGGTGCCCCCGGGGTCCGCCATAACCGGCTCCGACCTCCAACTGCACGCTTCATCGGCCCGGGCGGGGGACATAGTCCTGATCTACACGGGGTTCAGCAAAAGGTGGCGCGACCCCAAGGCTAGGCGGAAGTACACCTACCTGGGCGAGGACGCCGCCGACTGGCTGGTGAAGAAGAGGGTCAAGGCGGTCGGAATCGACTATCTTTCGGTTGAAGGGTTCGGCGCCCCCCGCCCCGTGGCGCACCTGGCCCTTCTGTCTCACGGGATACCTATCGTCGAGTCGCTCGCCGAAGGGTTGGCGGGGTTGGTGGGAGGGCGCGTCTTCTTCGTCTGTCTCCCCATAAAGGTCGGAGGATGTGACGGGGCCCCCGCCAGGGCCATGGCGTATCCTCTATAG
- a CDS encoding glycerate kinase, translated as MGDAFGDAAAGGDLRGDALAAVRAAIDAADPRRLVLRELSAEGGVLTAGGSRGVLEGYRRVVVVGGGKASALMAAGVERVLGARVDGGVVIVPEYQRPLPKLRKVKFAESTHPLPSEKGARAVREMLGFLSGVGAGDLVIVLVSGGGSALMPAPIEGVTLKELELTTSLLLRAGAEIGEVNCVRKHLSEIAGGRLVEKTNGAEVLTLLISDVVGDDLSSVASGPTVPDPTTFSGARRILTDRGIWSRVPQSVRDAVREGAEGSTAETPKPGDRAFRRVTNVLVGSNDVATTAASEALRARGYRVTRASSVIGEARDVGKRLAALARATPGSGRWAAVWGGETTVTVRGNGIGGRNQELALAAAIELKGTSGIALVSFGTDGVDGPTDAAGALADSVSFDRARAMGLDPRALLENNDSHSFFRSLGDLVVTGPTGTNVNDVMLAIRS; from the coding sequence TTGGGCGACGCTTTCGGGGATGCGGCAGCGGGGGGTGACCTGAGGGGCGACGCCCTGGCAGCCGTCAGGGCGGCCATTGACGCGGCTGACCCCCGCCGGCTCGTTCTGAGGGAGCTTTCGGCCGAGGGGGGCGTTCTCACGGCGGGCGGGTCCAGGGGAGTGCTTGAGGGCTACCGACGGGTAGTGGTCGTAGGCGGGGGGAAGGCCTCGGCGCTGATGGCGGCGGGGGTCGAGAGGGTCCTCGGCGCCCGGGTTGACGGGGGCGTCGTGATAGTGCCCGAATACCAGCGCCCGCTCCCCAAGCTCCGCAAAGTGAAGTTCGCAGAGTCGACCCACCCTCTCCCTTCGGAGAAGGGGGCGAGGGCCGTCAGGGAGATGCTAGGGTTTCTGAGCGGCGTCGGCGCTGGGGACCTTGTCATCGTCCTGGTCTCGGGTGGAGGTTCCGCTCTCATGCCCGCCCCCATAGAAGGGGTCACACTCAAAGAGCTCGAACTCACCACGAGCCTCCTCCTGAGGGCCGGGGCGGAAATCGGGGAGGTCAACTGCGTCAGAAAGCATCTTTCTGAGATAGCAGGTGGGAGGCTGGTCGAGAAGACTAACGGCGCCGAAGTCCTGACGCTGCTCATCTCGGACGTCGTCGGGGACGATCTGAGTTCGGTAGCGTCCGGACCTACGGTCCCGGACCCCACCACGTTCTCTGGAGCCAGGCGCATACTGACTGACCGTGGGATCTGGAGCAGGGTCCCTCAGTCGGTCAGAGATGCAGTCCGGGAAGGGGCAGAAGGGTCAACCGCCGAGACCCCGAAACCAGGCGACAGGGCGTTCAGGAGGGTGACGAACGTCCTCGTCGGGTCCAACGATGTGGCTACCACAGCGGCGAGCGAAGCGCTCAGGGCCCGGGGCTACAGGGTCACCCGCGCTTCTTCGGTTATAGGGGAAGCCAGAGATGTCGGGAAGAGGCTGGCCGCGCTCGCTCGGGCGACTCCAGGCTCCGGACGGTGGGCGGCGGTGTGGGGAGGGGAGACCACCGTGACAGTCAGAGGGAATGGGATAGGAGGGAGGAACCAAGAACTGGCCCTCGCTGCTGCCATCGAGCTCAAGGGGACTTCTGGCATCGCGCTTGTCTCTTTCGGGACGGATGGGGTAGATGGGCCGACGGACGCGGCCGGGGCACTGGCTGACTCCGTCTCCTTCGACAGAGCGAGGGCCATGGGGCTCGACCCGAGGGCACTGCTGGAGAACAACGACTCCCATTCCTTCTTCAGGTCGCTGGGCGACCTAGTCGTGACGGGCCCCACTGGGACGAACGTCAATGACGTGATGTTGGCAATCCGCAGTTGA
- a CDS encoding 50S ribosomal protein L23 translates to MRLEDAQKILKRPYVTERTFDQIERENKLCFIVEDKVTKVQIANAVQALYEVEVEAVNTSRTIRGKKAFVRLTETGKAAELATKMGLV, encoded by the coding sequence TTGAGGCTGGAAGACGCGCAGAAGATTTTGAAGAGGCCGTATGTCACAGAAAGGACGTTCGACCAGATCGAGCGAGAGAACAAACTCTGTTTCATTGTAGAGGACAAAGTGACCAAGGTACAGATTGCTAACGCGGTGCAGGCACTCTACGAGGTCGAGGTCGAGGCCGTCAACACCTCCAGGACTATAAGAGGGAAAAAGGCGTTCGTGAGGCTCACTGAAACTGGAAAGGCCGCCGAGCTGGCGACGAAGATGGGGCTGGTGTAG
- the aldA gene encoding aldehyde dehydrogenase translates to MSAPRTELMYIDGEWVRGTSDETISVASPTTESVIATVPKGTREDAKRALDSAAKAQKKWEELSPLERASFMLKMARIIRERKERLARVLTMEQGKPLFESRLEVEGSASHFEYFAEFARRIEGDVLPSDNPRQTIMILKLPIGVVAAITPWNFPSAMVARKLAPALITGNSVVVKPSSNTPLSAVEIVKIAEEAGIPKGVVNLVTGDGSEVGDELCGNKATGLVTMTGSTEAGRKIMQSASNQLGKLILELGGKAPFIVWRDADMEWALKCAVWARYWNCGQTCISSERMYLDRSVKGRFLTKFVEMSKALRIGDPLAEGTDLGPMVSMKERETSERFVELAEGEGSRVVLGGRPPTSIKKGWYLEPTVIDGVQQDSPLVQKEIFGPVVPVLEVESFDQAVEMANDSEYGLASYVFTKDNGNVMKAMHKIRFGETYVNQVGPEQLQGAHTGFRMSGLGAEGSRYGLELYTQLKTCYVDWSDRPGLPYLFPYN, encoded by the coding sequence ATGTCCGCGCCGCGTACTGAGCTGATGTACATAGACGGGGAATGGGTCAGAGGAACATCCGACGAGACCATCAGCGTCGCGAGCCCGACGACGGAGAGCGTAATCGCGACCGTTCCAAAGGGGACGAGGGAAGACGCGAAGAGGGCCTTGGACTCGGCCGCGAAGGCCCAGAAGAAGTGGGAGGAACTCTCCCCGCTCGAGCGCGCTTCGTTCATGCTGAAGATGGCCCGAATAATCAGGGAACGAAAGGAGAGGCTTGCCAGGGTGCTGACGATGGAGCAGGGCAAACCGCTTTTCGAGTCTAGGCTGGAAGTGGAGGGGTCGGCGTCTCACTTCGAGTATTTCGCCGAGTTCGCCCGCAGGATAGAGGGAGATGTCCTCCCAAGCGACAATCCGCGACAGACCATCATGATACTCAAGCTTCCCATAGGGGTAGTGGCGGCCATCACCCCCTGGAACTTCCCTTCGGCCATGGTGGCCAGGAAACTCGCTCCCGCCCTCATAACCGGCAACTCTGTCGTTGTGAAGCCATCCAGCAATACTCCACTCAGCGCCGTGGAGATCGTGAAGATAGCCGAAGAAGCCGGCATCCCGAAGGGGGTGGTGAACCTGGTGACGGGGGATGGGTCGGAGGTCGGCGACGAGCTCTGCGGGAACAAGGCCACGGGGCTGGTCACTATGACGGGGAGCACTGAAGCAGGCCGCAAGATAATGCAGAGCGCTTCGAACCAACTGGGGAAGCTCATACTAGAGTTGGGCGGAAAGGCGCCGTTCATCGTTTGGCGGGACGCGGATATGGAGTGGGCGCTGAAGTGCGCCGTATGGGCCAGGTACTGGAACTGTGGCCAGACCTGCATAAGCTCGGAGCGGATGTACCTCGACCGGTCGGTCAAGGGGCGTTTCCTCACGAAGTTCGTCGAGATGTCGAAGGCGCTCAGGATCGGGGACCCTCTTGCCGAAGGGACGGACCTGGGGCCGATGGTCAGTATGAAGGAAAGGGAGACCAGCGAGCGGTTCGTCGAGCTTGCCGAAGGGGAAGGGTCAAGAGTAGTCCTCGGTGGGCGCCCCCCTACTTCGATTAAGAAGGGGTGGTATCTGGAACCCACGGTGATCGACGGTGTCCAGCAGGACTCCCCTCTCGTACAGAAGGAGATATTCGGACCAGTAGTGCCCGTCCTGGAGGTGGAGTCCTTCGACCAAGCCGTCGAGATGGCGAACGACTCAGAATACGGACTCGCTTCCTATGTCTTCACCAAGGACAACGGGAACGTCATGAAAGCGATGCACAAGATCAGGTTCGGGGAGACGTACGTCAACCAGGTCGGTCCGGAGCAGCTGCAGGGAGCGCACACGGGCTTCAGGATGTCGGGCCTTGGGGCCGAGGGCTCGAGATACGGGCTCGAGCTCTACACCCAGCTGAAGACGTGCTATGTCGACTGGAGCGACAGGCCCGGGCTCCCCTACCTGTTCCCTTACAACTGA
- a CDS encoding 50S ribosomal protein L2 → MGKRILQRRRGKAGIQFRAPSRGKVAPVRYPRADSDRSATVTAILDERGRSAPLAQLKVGRDKYTYLPAVAGMSVGQQVSLGNVAAVHEGNVMPLSKIPEGTRICNVELRPGDGGKLVRASGASAVLFSKAGGRAILKLPSGKNIQIHDTCRATIGEVAGGGRKEKPFLTAGARHHAMRAAGRVYPRMRGIAMAVVYHPFGGGRHQHPGKSTSTSRNAPPGRKVGLIAPRKTGRKRLARTSMEIS, encoded by the coding sequence ATGGGGAAGAGGATCCTACAGAGAAGGCGTGGAAAGGCAGGAATACAGTTCAGGGCTCCAAGCAGAGGGAAAGTGGCCCCCGTCAGGTATCCAAGGGCCGATTCCGACAGGTCGGCGACCGTCACCGCGATACTCGACGAGAGGGGAAGGAGCGCGCCCCTGGCCCAGTTGAAGGTCGGCCGGGACAAGTACACCTACCTCCCGGCGGTGGCGGGGATGTCGGTCGGTCAGCAGGTCTCCTTGGGGAACGTGGCAGCTGTGCACGAAGGGAACGTAATGCCTCTTTCAAAGATTCCCGAGGGGACGCGGATATGCAACGTGGAACTGAGGCCCGGAGACGGAGGGAAGCTGGTAAGAGCGTCCGGGGCATCGGCGGTCCTGTTCTCCAAGGCGGGAGGGAGAGCCATCCTAAAGCTGCCTTCGGGGAAGAACATCCAGATTCACGACACGTGCAGGGCGACCATAGGAGAGGTGGCCGGAGGCGGGAGGAAGGAGAAGCCATTCCTGACAGCTGGCGCGAGACACCACGCCATGAGAGCCGCAGGGCGTGTCTACCCGCGGATGAGGGGCATTGCGATGGCAGTAGTCTATCACCCATTCGGAGGCGGCAGGCACCAGCATCCGGGGAAGTCGACCAGTACATCAAGAAACGCTCCTCCTGGCAGGAAGGTAGGATTAATAGCGCCGAGGAAGACGGGAAGGAAGAGGTTGGCCAGAACCAGCATGGAGATATCGTAG
- a CDS encoding 50S ribosomal protein L4 — translation MKTEVVGLNGKPSGEVEIPGVFATVLRPDLVKRMFWLVGSHALQPKGRDPLAGERTTAETHSPPTGTGRSRIPRVKGDRYSKGGLAAGVASVVKGRLPHPPRSEKVIHLGANRKENRLATESAIAYTANIDAVRARGHKVPKLSLPLVIADDVETVEKTGELVSFLEKVDLKAELERVDRSTKRNTGKRRLRGRAYRTGVGPLIVVTNDRGVGKAAGGIPGVRVTRVDSLSVLDLAPGGVPGRLTLWTESALGALQSRTKGAAS, via the coding sequence ATGAAGACCGAAGTCGTTGGCCTGAACGGGAAGCCGTCCGGCGAGGTCGAGATACCCGGGGTCTTCGCCACAGTGCTGAGGCCCGACCTGGTGAAGCGGATGTTCTGGCTCGTAGGCTCGCACGCCCTGCAACCGAAGGGGAGGGATCCCCTTGCTGGGGAGAGGACCACGGCAGAGACGCACAGTCCTCCTACAGGGACAGGGCGCTCCAGGATACCACGGGTGAAGGGAGACAGATATTCGAAGGGTGGACTGGCCGCAGGAGTGGCCAGCGTCGTGAAGGGGAGGCTCCCCCATCCTCCGAGGTCGGAGAAGGTCATCCACCTGGGAGCCAACAGGAAGGAGAACCGCCTGGCGACAGAGTCGGCGATAGCCTATACTGCTAACATTGATGCGGTGAGGGCAAGGGGCCATAAGGTGCCGAAGCTTTCGCTCCCGTTGGTCATAGCAGACGACGTTGAGACGGTGGAGAAGACTGGGGAACTAGTGTCGTTCCTCGAAAAGGTCGACCTGAAGGCTGAGCTTGAGAGAGTCGACAGGAGCACGAAGCGGAACACGGGGAAGAGGCGGCTCAGGGGGAGGGCGTACCGGACCGGGGTCGGTCCCTTGATAGTGGTCACGAACGACAGAGGGGTCGGAAAGGCAGCTGGAGGCATCCCCGGGGTCAGAGTGACGAGGGTCGACAGCCTGAGCGTCCTGGACCTCGCGCCCGGAGGGGTTCCAGGGAGGCTGACCTTGTGGACCGAGTCGGCGCTCGGGGCCCTGCAGTCGAGGACGAAGGGGGCGGCTTCCTAG
- the rplC gene encoding 50S ribosomal protein L3: MGHRKHSAPRRGSLAYRPRGRAKSFVPRVRTWPKVEGDKPTLLGFPGYKAGTAHVITVDDRAKTPNFGKPLFNVSSVLALPDAQVVGLRLYRHENGADRAIADVKQAGQTADKIPLDRANKVAAVVSSVPNDVGLSQKKPVVMEVGVSGGDLKAQAEFVLSLMGKKVKFTDAFKAGMYVDVLGITKGKGYEGPITRFGVKRKQHKSRKTVRAVGVIGPWHPAAVMYTIARAGQMGFHQRTESGKRILLVGDASTSPITPEGGFGHFGVVSGDYAVVRGSVPGPASRFVMVRMRARGFTRNQNPPQVIEASTMARKP; the protein is encoded by the coding sequence TTGGGTCATAGGAAGCATTCCGCGCCCCGTAGAGGTAGCCTTGCATACAGGCCTAGAGGACGCGCCAAGAGCTTCGTCCCCAGGGTAAGGACCTGGCCTAAGGTCGAGGGAGACAAGCCGACCCTCTTAGGATTCCCGGGATACAAGGCCGGGACCGCCCACGTCATAACCGTGGATGACAGGGCGAAGACCCCCAACTTCGGCAAGCCCCTGTTCAACGTCTCGAGCGTCCTCGCGCTCCCCGACGCCCAGGTGGTCGGGTTGAGGCTCTACAGGCATGAAAATGGAGCTGACCGGGCGATAGCGGACGTAAAACAGGCCGGCCAGACTGCAGACAAGATTCCCCTGGACCGGGCCAACAAGGTCGCCGCGGTTGTCTCGTCTGTCCCCAACGACGTTGGGCTTTCCCAGAAGAAGCCCGTGGTAATGGAAGTGGGCGTGTCCGGCGGGGACCTGAAGGCGCAAGCCGAGTTCGTCCTCTCTTTGATGGGGAAGAAGGTGAAGTTCACAGATGCTTTCAAGGCGGGGATGTACGTGGACGTCCTCGGGATCACGAAGGGGAAAGGCTACGAGGGCCCCATAACCAGGTTCGGAGTCAAGAGGAAGCAGCACAAGTCCAGGAAGACCGTCAGGGCGGTGGGGGTGATAGGCCCATGGCACCCAGCGGCCGTGATGTACACTATCGCGAGGGCAGGCCAGATGGGGTTCCACCAAAGGACGGAGTCGGGCAAGAGGATTCTTCTCGTCGGGGACGCCTCGACGAGTCCCATTACCCCTGAGGGGGGTTTCGGGCACTTCGGGGTCGTGAGCGGAGACTACGCGGTAGTGAGAGGTTCGGTGCCTGGACCTGCGAGCAGGTTCGTGATGGTAAGGATGAGGGCAAGAGGGTTCACTAGGAACCAGAACCCGCCTCAGGTCATAGAAGCCAGCACCATGGCGAGGAAGCCATGA
- a CDS encoding dihydrodipicolinate synthase family protein, protein MLALKLRGIWSPMPTPFDKSGEVDEDRLRELTDYLIDGGVDGLFPLGTTGEFALLDKRERKRVLEVVVDRTNSRIPVLAGISDPSPKNAIAYAKDAADAGADGVVATAPYYYRVDEEGLFRHFASIHGGVTLPLVLYNIPEWTHNFVPLSVVSRLAEDKMIVGMKYTEYNMLNLVAFIEAVGQKVAVFTGSDAMAYSCLEAGGKGAVISISNIAPKTSSSIFDLFEKGRPEDALGAQKSLLPLVEAAGTGYFPAGLKAAMGAAGFPVGEVRPPQTPLSDLERRKVRELVEKAGLK, encoded by the coding sequence ATGCTGGCGCTCAAGCTCCGCGGCATATGGTCGCCGATGCCTACTCCGTTCGACAAGAGCGGGGAGGTGGACGAAGATAGACTGCGTGAGCTCACAGACTACCTCATCGATGGCGGGGTCGACGGACTGTTCCCGCTGGGGACGACCGGAGAGTTCGCCCTCCTGGACAAGAGAGAGCGGAAGCGCGTGCTGGAGGTCGTCGTCGACAGGACGAACTCCAGGATTCCCGTCCTGGCGGGGATATCCGACCCTTCCCCCAAGAACGCCATAGCATACGCCAAGGACGCGGCAGACGCGGGCGCCGACGGGGTCGTGGCTACCGCTCCGTACTACTACAGGGTTGACGAGGAAGGCCTTTTTCGGCATTTCGCGTCGATACACGGCGGGGTAACCCTCCCGCTGGTGCTCTACAACATCCCAGAGTGGACCCACAACTTCGTCCCCCTTTCTGTCGTGTCGAGGCTCGCGGAGGACAAAATGATCGTCGGCATGAAGTACACCGAGTACAACATGCTCAACCTCGTGGCTTTCATCGAGGCCGTCGGACAGAAGGTGGCGGTGTTCACCGGGTCTGACGCCATGGCATATTCTTGCCTGGAGGCAGGAGGGAAAGGCGCGGTCATCAGCATCTCCAACATAGCCCCGAAGACTTCCTCGAGCATCTTCGACCTCTTCGAGAAGGGACGGCCGGAAGACGCCCTTGGAGCCCAGAAATCCCTGCTCCCCCTCGTCGAAGCCGCCGGGACAGGCTACTTTCCCGCTGGGCTGAAGGCAGCTATGGGCGCAGCAGGATTCCCTGTAGGCGAAGTGAGACCGCCACAGACCCCTCTGTCTGACCTCGAGCGGCGCAAGGTCCGAGAGCTGGTGGAGAAGGCTGGGTTGAAATAG